The following proteins come from a genomic window of Candidatus Alcyoniella australis:
- a CDS encoding zf-HC2 domain-containing protein, with product MKPQCEWIEPLLDLLAAGAEQELTEAESRAVHQHLEQCAVCREQLEAQRALLGDWGKILRNDPSPNHRVELTTRVIEQAQSAPWWQLAWERFGTRTLVPAAALIVAALIIGLISFEPTQPALQQTAQSDQPQQAAQSDELDALNALDVEQLQLVTIDELDDTQVAQLDDLLAQQISEDLDSTQIDQLSIAEAGDIQLLYDLDDEQIEMLIERLNSYTIDSTLGG from the coding sequence ATGAAACCCCAATGCGAGTGGATCGAGCCGCTGCTCGACCTGCTGGCCGCCGGCGCCGAGCAGGAGCTGACCGAGGCTGAGAGCCGGGCCGTGCATCAGCACCTGGAGCAGTGCGCCGTGTGCCGCGAACAACTCGAAGCCCAGCGCGCGCTGCTTGGCGACTGGGGCAAAATACTGCGCAACGATCCGAGCCCCAACCATCGCGTGGAGCTAACGACCAGGGTAATCGAGCAGGCGCAGTCCGCGCCGTGGTGGCAATTAGCCTGGGAGCGTTTCGGGACGCGCACCCTGGTTCCGGCGGCCGCGCTGATCGTGGCCGCGCTGATCATCGGACTGATCAGCTTCGAACCGACCCAGCCCGCGTTGCAGCAAACAGCGCAGTCCGACCAGCCGCAGCAGGCTGCACAGTCAGACGAGCTCGACGCACTCAACGCCCTGGACGTCGAGCAGTTGCAGCTGGTGACGATCGACGAGCTGGACGATACGCAGGTGGCACAGCTGGACGACCTGCTGGCCCAGCAGATCAGCGAGGACCTCGATTCGACGCAGATCGATCAGCTGAGCATCGCCGAGGCAGGGGATATACAGTTGCTCTACGACCTGGACGACGAACAAATCGAGATGCTCATCGAGCGACTCAACTCGTATACAATCGACAGCACCCTGGGGGGATAG
- a CDS encoding sigma-70 family RNA polymerase sigma factor, translating into MTKLPDLTDAVARAQAGEHEAFEQIVRDYTAFVYRTALSVTKDPAEADEVVQSTFVRVYRKLHTFSGRSAFSTWLYRITVNQARNRLRDRARHQGMELDKARLSVEDHTAEQLDHDRRRRMLYQALDELPEIQGQVARLRLAEELPFAQIGEALGITQNAAKVNFHHAVRKLKERLAQ; encoded by the coding sequence ATGACCAAGCTGCCCGACCTAACCGATGCTGTGGCGCGCGCTCAGGCGGGCGAACACGAGGCGTTCGAGCAAATCGTCAGGGATTACACCGCGTTTGTTTATCGCACCGCCCTTTCGGTCACCAAGGATCCGGCTGAGGCCGACGAGGTAGTACAGAGCACCTTCGTGCGGGTCTATCGCAAGCTGCACACGTTCTCGGGCCGCTCGGCGTTTAGCACCTGGCTCTATCGCATCACGGTCAACCAGGCGCGCAACCGGCTGCGCGACCGCGCGCGGCACCAGGGAATGGAGCTGGACAAAGCACGGTTAAGCGTGGAGGACCACACGGCCGAACAGCTCGACCACGACCGCCGACGCCGGATGCTCTATCAGGCGCTGGACGAGCTTCCCGAGATTCAGGGCCAAGTCGCGCGGCTGCGGCTGGCCGAGGAGCTGCCCTTCGCGCAGATCGGCGAGGCCCTGGGCATAACGCAGAACGCGGCCAAGGTGAATTTTCATCACGCCGTGCGTAAGTTGAAAGAGAGGTTGGCGCAATGA